One genomic segment of Gossypium arboreum isolate Shixiya-1 chromosome 3, ASM2569848v2, whole genome shotgun sequence includes these proteins:
- the LOC108476234 gene encoding helicase-like transcription factor CHR28 isoform X6, translating into MDLQLNFKMLNPGICFLLWLRRIISSFTLMASTNPIDISSSDSELEIEDDEDKITSSLRPLPEWAVKHGTNSRGTGHARLSQTIPSPSQTQISNLNPSNVNNHAQIKIPRHEPNDNVKASTVVIALDDDPEYFTGNGNIGQPWTVNSRIANGFGTDFEKLTSQQALKRTLPPSLQLSGPSSKPYILIDNVSSNLIRDSHGSSNLLAGPRFSNCQGYIGEHYSRGDSNEIMMYGNTSRILPPTLMHGKSVNHTQIAGPDGHAYRAGVSEERFSVNDERMVYQAALEDLNQPKVEATFPDGLLSVPLLRHQKIALDWMLQRETKSVYCMGGILADDQGLGKTISMIALIQMQKYLESKSKSEDPENHKTVALNLDDDNDNDNYNDNNNDTDELEEVKLKGESDDSKSVPEVSTSARAVSKRRLSAGTLVVCPASILRQWARELEDKVPEESKLSVLIYHGGSRTKDPSEFAKYDVVLTTYSIITNEVPKQPIVDDDEIDEKIGERYGLSSEFSINKKRKRASHVGMKMKKGKKGIDSSTIDPSAGALAKPAWFRVILDEAQTIKNHRTQVARACCSLRAKRRWCLSGTPIQNAIDDLYSYFRFLKYEPYSVYTAFCHGIKGSIAKDYVKGYKKLQAILKVVMLRRTKATLIDGEPIIKLPPKSVLMSKVDFTAEERDFYTQLEADSRSQFKAYAAAGTVNQNYANILLMLLRLRQACDHPLLVQGFDSDSIRKSDSVGQVSVEMAKSLPREMLINLVNCLEASAICLVCKDPPDDPVVTMCCHVFCYQCVSEHLTGDDNTCPARGCKEQLGADIVFSRSTLRICIADGHNGSLVHPQFENSVILQDEYSSSKIKTVIEILKSKCLLKNSSLESQSAIGCSETSLSSEQTYTETDHSGIRVVKRTTVYSNSLADRPMKAIVFSQWTRMLDLVEHSLRTHSINYRRLDGTMSLAARDRNVKDFNNDPESLISCRLL; encoded by the exons ATGGATTTGCAGCTTAACTTCAAGATGCTCAATCCTG GAATCTGCTTTCTCCTTTGGCTGAGGAGAATAATTAGCTCCTTTACTCTAATGGCTTCTACAAATCCGATAGACATCAGTTCCTCTGATAGTGAGTTGGAGATAGAAGATGATGAAGACAAAATTACCTCATCTTTAAGGCCTCTTCCTGAATGGGCAGTTAAACATGGTACAAATTCAAGGGGTACTG GTCATGCTAGGCTGTCTCAAACGATTCCTTCTCCCAGTCAAACACAAATTTCTAATTTAAACCCTTCAAATGTAAATAACCATGCGCAGATAAAAATTCCGAGACATGAGCCCAATGACAATGTTAAAGCCTCAACTGTAGTTATTGCCCTAGATGATGATCCTGAATATTTTACTGGGAATGGGAATATTGGTCAGCCTTGGACTGTTAATTCTCGAATTGCTAATGGTTTTGGTACTGATTTTGAGAAACTGACATCTCAGCAAGCTTTAAAGAGGACTCTTCCTCCTTCTCTTCAATTATCTGGACCAAGTAGCAAACCCTATATTTTAATTGATAATGTGAGCAGCAATCTGATTCGTGATTCTCACGGAAGCTCTAACCTATTGGCTGGCCCTAGGTTTTCCAATTGCCAGGGATATATTGGAGAACATTACAGCAGGGGTGATAGTAATGAAATTATGATGTACGGAAACACTAGTAGGATCCTTCCTCCAACTTTGATGCATGGAAAGTCTGTTAATCATACACAGATTGCTGGTCCTGATGGCCATGCATATCGTGCTGGAGTAAGTGAAGAAAGATTTTCTGTAAATGATGAGAGAATGGTTTACCAAGCAGCACTGGAG GACCTCAACCAACCAAAAGTTGAAGCTACCTTTCCTGACGGTCTTTTGTCTGTTCCTCTTCTCAGACATCAG AAGATTGCATTAGATTGGATGCTTCAGAGAGAAACAAAAAGTGTGTATTGTATGGGTGGAATATTAGCTGATGACCAG GGCCTTGGTAAAACAATCTCGATGATTGCTCTTATACAAATGCAAAAGTATTTAGAGTCCAAGTCAAAATCAGAAGATCCAGAAAATCACAAAACTGTGGCACTGAATTTGGATGATGACAATGATAATGATAATTATaacgataataataatgataCTGATGAGTTGGAAGAAGTGAAGCTGAAGGGAGAATCTGATGATTCCAAGTCAGTTCCGGAAGTGAGTACTTCTGCCAGGGCAGTCAGCAAACGGAGGCTGTCGGCAGGGACATTGGTTGTGTGTCCAGCGAGTATTCTTCGACAGTGGGCCAGGGAGCTGGAAGATAAAGTTCCGGAGGAATCTAAACTTTCTGTCCTCATCTATCATGGGGGTAGCAGAACTAAGGATCCTTCTGAATTTGCCAAGTATGATGTGGTTCTCACTACATATTCAATTATAACCAATGAAGTTCCTAAACAACCTATTGTTGATGATGATGAGATTGATGAAAAAATTGGGGAGAGATATGGATTATCTTCTGAATTTTCAATTAACAAGAAGAGGAAGAGAGCATCTCATGTTGGTATGAAGATGAAAAAGGGTAAGAAAGGAATTGACAGCTCCACTATTGATCCTAGCGCTGGTGCGCTTGCTAAACCAGCTTGGTTTAGGGTGATACTGGATGAAGCCCAAACAATAAAAAATCATCGAACACAAGTTGCTAGAGCCTGCTGCTCTCTTCGAGCCAAGCGTAGGTGGTGCTTATCTGGAACACCTATACAAAATGCTATCGATGATTTATACAGCTATTTCAGGTTCCTGAAATATGAACCATATTCAGTATATACAGCATTTTGCCATGGGATAAAAGGTTCTATAGCTAAAGACTATGTAAAAGGTTACAAGAAGCTGCAAGCTATTCTGAAGGTAGTAATGCTGCGACGCACAAAAG CAACCTTGATTGATGGGGAGCCGATAATTAAGTTGCCGCCAAAGTCAGTTCTCATGTCTAAAGTGGACTTTACAGCTGAGGAGCGGGATTTCTATACCCAGCTGGAAGCCGATTCACGTTCTCAATTTAAG GCATATGCAGCTGCTGGCACGGTGAACCAAAATTATGCAAATATTCTTTTGATGCTTTTGCGCCTTCGTCAGGCTTGTGACCACCCACTCCTTGTCCAAGGATTTGACTCTGACTCCATTCGAAAGTCTGACTCTGTTGGACAAGTTTCTGTGGAAATGGCAAAGTCACTTCCTAGAGAAATGCTGATTAATCTAGTGAACTGCTTGGAAGCTTCGGCCATATGTCTTGTATGCAAA GATCCACCTGATGACCCCGTTGTTACCATGTGTTGTCATGTTTTCTGCTACCAGTGCGTGTCGGAACATCTGACTGGTGATGATAATACATGCCCTGCACGTGGATGTAAAGAACAACTTGGCGCTGATATAGTTTTCTCTAGAAGTACTCTTAGGATCTGTATTGCGGATGGTCATAATGGTAGTCTTGTGCATCCTCAGTTTGAAAATTCAGTGATTTTACAGGATGAGTACAGTTCATCAAAAATCAAGACTGTCATTGAAATTCTTAAGTCAAAATGTTTATTAAAGAATTCAAGTCTGGAATCGCAGAGTGCTATTGGATGCAGTGAAACTTCTTTGTCCTCTGAGCAGACATATACAGAAACTGACCATTCAGGCATTAGAGTTGTAAAGCGCACAACAGTTTATTCCAACTCACTAGCTGACCGACCGATGAAAGCAATTGTTTTCTCACAGTGGACTAGAATGTTAGACTTAGTGGAGCACTCACTACGTACTCATAGTATAAACTATAGGAGGCTTGATGGGACAATGTCTTTAGCAGCGCGAGACAGGAATGTCAAAGATTTCAATAATGACCCTGAG TCATTGATTTCTTGCAGGTTACTGTGA
- the LOC108476234 gene encoding helicase-like transcription factor CHR28 isoform X1 produces the protein MDLQLNFKMLNPGICFLLWLRRIISSFTLMASTNPIDISSSDSELEIEDDEDKITSSLRPLPEWAVKHGTNSRGTGHARLSQTIPSPSQTQISNLNPSNVNNHAQIKIPRHEPNDNVKASTVVIALDDDPEYFTGNGNIGQPWTVNSRIANGFGTDFEKLTSQQALKRTLPPSLQLSGPSSKPYILIDNVSSNLIRDSHGSSNLLAGPRFSNCQGYIGEHYSRGDSNEIMMYGNTSRILPPTLMHGKSVNHTQIAGPDGHAYRAGVSEERFSVNDERMVYQAALEDLNQPKVEATFPDGLLSVPLLRHQKIALDWMLQRETKSVYCMGGILADDQGLGKTISMIALIQMQKYLESKSKSEDPENHKTVALNLDDDNDNDNYNDNNNDTDELEEVKLKGESDDSKSVPEVSTSARAVSKRRLSAGTLVVCPASILRQWARELEDKVPEESKLSVLIYHGGSRTKDPSEFAKYDVVLTTYSIITNEVPKQPIVDDDEIDEKIGERYGLSSEFSINKKRKRASHVGMKMKKGKKGIDSSTIDPSAGALAKPAWFRVILDEAQTIKNHRTQVARACCSLRAKRRWCLSGTPIQNAIDDLYSYFRFLKYEPYSVYTAFCHGIKGSIAKDYVKGYKKLQAILKVVMLRRTKATLIDGEPIIKLPPKSVLMSKVDFTAEERDFYTQLEADSRSQFKAYAAAGTVNQNYANILLMLLRLRQACDHPLLVQGFDSDSIRKSDSVGQVSVEMAKSLPREMLINLVNCLEASAICLVCKDPPDDPVVTMCCHVFCYQCVSEHLTGDDNTCPARGCKEQLGADIVFSRSTLRICIADGHNGSLVHPQFENSVILQDEYSSSKIKTVIEILKSKCLLKNSSLESQSAIGCSETSLSSEQTYTETDHSGIRVVKRTTVYSNSLADRPMKAIVFSQWTRMLDLVEHSLRTHSINYRRLDGTMSLAARDRNVKDFNNDPEVTVMLMSLKAGNLGLNMVAACHVILLDLWWNPTTEDQAIDRAHRIGQTRPVTVTRITIKDTVEDRILSLQEEKRKMVASAFGEDQSGSSATRLTVEDLRYLFMGD, from the exons ATGGATTTGCAGCTTAACTTCAAGATGCTCAATCCTG GAATCTGCTTTCTCCTTTGGCTGAGGAGAATAATTAGCTCCTTTACTCTAATGGCTTCTACAAATCCGATAGACATCAGTTCCTCTGATAGTGAGTTGGAGATAGAAGATGATGAAGACAAAATTACCTCATCTTTAAGGCCTCTTCCTGAATGGGCAGTTAAACATGGTACAAATTCAAGGGGTACTG GTCATGCTAGGCTGTCTCAAACGATTCCTTCTCCCAGTCAAACACAAATTTCTAATTTAAACCCTTCAAATGTAAATAACCATGCGCAGATAAAAATTCCGAGACATGAGCCCAATGACAATGTTAAAGCCTCAACTGTAGTTATTGCCCTAGATGATGATCCTGAATATTTTACTGGGAATGGGAATATTGGTCAGCCTTGGACTGTTAATTCTCGAATTGCTAATGGTTTTGGTACTGATTTTGAGAAACTGACATCTCAGCAAGCTTTAAAGAGGACTCTTCCTCCTTCTCTTCAATTATCTGGACCAAGTAGCAAACCCTATATTTTAATTGATAATGTGAGCAGCAATCTGATTCGTGATTCTCACGGAAGCTCTAACCTATTGGCTGGCCCTAGGTTTTCCAATTGCCAGGGATATATTGGAGAACATTACAGCAGGGGTGATAGTAATGAAATTATGATGTACGGAAACACTAGTAGGATCCTTCCTCCAACTTTGATGCATGGAAAGTCTGTTAATCATACACAGATTGCTGGTCCTGATGGCCATGCATATCGTGCTGGAGTAAGTGAAGAAAGATTTTCTGTAAATGATGAGAGAATGGTTTACCAAGCAGCACTGGAG GACCTCAACCAACCAAAAGTTGAAGCTACCTTTCCTGACGGTCTTTTGTCTGTTCCTCTTCTCAGACATCAG AAGATTGCATTAGATTGGATGCTTCAGAGAGAAACAAAAAGTGTGTATTGTATGGGTGGAATATTAGCTGATGACCAG GGCCTTGGTAAAACAATCTCGATGATTGCTCTTATACAAATGCAAAAGTATTTAGAGTCCAAGTCAAAATCAGAAGATCCAGAAAATCACAAAACTGTGGCACTGAATTTGGATGATGACAATGATAATGATAATTATaacgataataataatgataCTGATGAGTTGGAAGAAGTGAAGCTGAAGGGAGAATCTGATGATTCCAAGTCAGTTCCGGAAGTGAGTACTTCTGCCAGGGCAGTCAGCAAACGGAGGCTGTCGGCAGGGACATTGGTTGTGTGTCCAGCGAGTATTCTTCGACAGTGGGCCAGGGAGCTGGAAGATAAAGTTCCGGAGGAATCTAAACTTTCTGTCCTCATCTATCATGGGGGTAGCAGAACTAAGGATCCTTCTGAATTTGCCAAGTATGATGTGGTTCTCACTACATATTCAATTATAACCAATGAAGTTCCTAAACAACCTATTGTTGATGATGATGAGATTGATGAAAAAATTGGGGAGAGATATGGATTATCTTCTGAATTTTCAATTAACAAGAAGAGGAAGAGAGCATCTCATGTTGGTATGAAGATGAAAAAGGGTAAGAAAGGAATTGACAGCTCCACTATTGATCCTAGCGCTGGTGCGCTTGCTAAACCAGCTTGGTTTAGGGTGATACTGGATGAAGCCCAAACAATAAAAAATCATCGAACACAAGTTGCTAGAGCCTGCTGCTCTCTTCGAGCCAAGCGTAGGTGGTGCTTATCTGGAACACCTATACAAAATGCTATCGATGATTTATACAGCTATTTCAGGTTCCTGAAATATGAACCATATTCAGTATATACAGCATTTTGCCATGGGATAAAAGGTTCTATAGCTAAAGACTATGTAAAAGGTTACAAGAAGCTGCAAGCTATTCTGAAGGTAGTAATGCTGCGACGCACAAAAG CAACCTTGATTGATGGGGAGCCGATAATTAAGTTGCCGCCAAAGTCAGTTCTCATGTCTAAAGTGGACTTTACAGCTGAGGAGCGGGATTTCTATACCCAGCTGGAAGCCGATTCACGTTCTCAATTTAAG GCATATGCAGCTGCTGGCACGGTGAACCAAAATTATGCAAATATTCTTTTGATGCTTTTGCGCCTTCGTCAGGCTTGTGACCACCCACTCCTTGTCCAAGGATTTGACTCTGACTCCATTCGAAAGTCTGACTCTGTTGGACAAGTTTCTGTGGAAATGGCAAAGTCACTTCCTAGAGAAATGCTGATTAATCTAGTGAACTGCTTGGAAGCTTCGGCCATATGTCTTGTATGCAAA GATCCACCTGATGACCCCGTTGTTACCATGTGTTGTCATGTTTTCTGCTACCAGTGCGTGTCGGAACATCTGACTGGTGATGATAATACATGCCCTGCACGTGGATGTAAAGAACAACTTGGCGCTGATATAGTTTTCTCTAGAAGTACTCTTAGGATCTGTATTGCGGATGGTCATAATGGTAGTCTTGTGCATCCTCAGTTTGAAAATTCAGTGATTTTACAGGATGAGTACAGTTCATCAAAAATCAAGACTGTCATTGAAATTCTTAAGTCAAAATGTTTATTAAAGAATTCAAGTCTGGAATCGCAGAGTGCTATTGGATGCAGTGAAACTTCTTTGTCCTCTGAGCAGACATATACAGAAACTGACCATTCAGGCATTAGAGTTGTAAAGCGCACAACAGTTTATTCCAACTCACTAGCTGACCGACCGATGAAAGCAATTGTTTTCTCACAGTGGACTAGAATGTTAGACTTAGTGGAGCACTCACTACGTACTCATAGTATAAACTATAGGAGGCTTGATGGGACAATGTCTTTAGCAGCGCGAGACAGGAATGTCAAAGATTTCAATAATGACCCTGAG GTTACTGTGATGCTCATGTCGTTAAAAGCTGGAAACCTTGGTTTGAATATGGTTGCTGCATGTCATGTTATCCTTTTGGACCTTTGGTGGAATCCAACTACTGAAGACCAGGCTATTGATCGAGCACATAGAATTGGACAGACTCGTCCTGTTACTGTAACTCGGATCACCATTAAAGATACAGTCGAAGATAGAATATTATCTCTTCAG gaggagaaaagaaaaatggtTGCTTCTGCTTTCGGTGAAGATCAAAGTGGGAGCTCCGCAACTCGATTAACCGTGGAAGATCTCAGATATCTATTTATGGGTGATTAG
- the LOC108476234 gene encoding helicase-like transcription factor CHR28 isoform X3 yields the protein MDLQLNFKMLNPGICFLLWLRRIISSFTLMASTNPIDISSSDSELEIEDDEDKITSSLRPLPEWAVKHGHARLSQTIPSPSQTQISNLNPSNVNNHAQIKIPRHEPNDNVKASTVVIALDDDPEYFTGNGNIGQPWTVNSRIANGFGTDFEKLTSQQALKRTLPPSLQLSGPSSKPYILIDNVSSNLIRDSHGSSNLLAGPRFSNCQGYIGEHYSRGDSNEIMMYGNTSRILPPTLMHGKSVNHTQIAGPDGHAYRAGVSEERFSVNDERMVYQAALEDLNQPKVEATFPDGLLSVPLLRHQKIALDWMLQRETKSVYCMGGILADDQGLGKTISMIALIQMQKYLESKSKSEDPENHKTVALNLDDDNDNDNYNDNNNDTDELEEVKLKGESDDSKSVPEVSTSARAVSKRRLSAGTLVVCPASILRQWARELEDKVPEESKLSVLIYHGGSRTKDPSEFAKYDVVLTTYSIITNEVPKQPIVDDDEIDEKIGERYGLSSEFSINKKRKRASHVGMKMKKGKKGIDSSTIDPSAGALAKPAWFRVILDEAQTIKNHRTQVARACCSLRAKRRWCLSGTPIQNAIDDLYSYFRFLKYEPYSVYTAFCHGIKGSIAKDYVKGYKKLQAILKVVMLRRTKATLIDGEPIIKLPPKSVLMSKVDFTAEERDFYTQLEADSRSQFKAYAAAGTVNQNYANILLMLLRLRQACDHPLLVQGFDSDSIRKSDSVGQVSVEMAKSLPREMLINLVNCLEASAICLVCKDPPDDPVVTMCCHVFCYQCVSEHLTGDDNTCPARGCKEQLGADIVFSRSTLRICIADGHNGSLVHPQFENSVILQDEYSSSKIKTVIEILKSKCLLKNSSLESQSAIGCSETSLSSEQTYTETDHSGIRVVKRTTVYSNSLADRPMKAIVFSQWTRMLDLVEHSLRTHSINYRRLDGTMSLAARDRNVKDFNNDPEVTVMLMSLKAGNLGLNMVAACHVILLDLWWNPTTEDQAIDRAHRIGQTRPVTVTRITIKDTVEDRILSLQEEKRKMVASAFGEDQSGSSATRLTVEDLRYLFMGD from the exons ATGGATTTGCAGCTTAACTTCAAGATGCTCAATCCTG GAATCTGCTTTCTCCTTTGGCTGAGGAGAATAATTAGCTCCTTTACTCTAATGGCTTCTACAAATCCGATAGACATCAGTTCCTCTGATAGTGAGTTGGAGATAGAAGATGATGAAGACAAAATTACCTCATCTTTAAGGCCTCTTCCTGAATGGGCAGTTAAACATG GTCATGCTAGGCTGTCTCAAACGATTCCTTCTCCCAGTCAAACACAAATTTCTAATTTAAACCCTTCAAATGTAAATAACCATGCGCAGATAAAAATTCCGAGACATGAGCCCAATGACAATGTTAAAGCCTCAACTGTAGTTATTGCCCTAGATGATGATCCTGAATATTTTACTGGGAATGGGAATATTGGTCAGCCTTGGACTGTTAATTCTCGAATTGCTAATGGTTTTGGTACTGATTTTGAGAAACTGACATCTCAGCAAGCTTTAAAGAGGACTCTTCCTCCTTCTCTTCAATTATCTGGACCAAGTAGCAAACCCTATATTTTAATTGATAATGTGAGCAGCAATCTGATTCGTGATTCTCACGGAAGCTCTAACCTATTGGCTGGCCCTAGGTTTTCCAATTGCCAGGGATATATTGGAGAACATTACAGCAGGGGTGATAGTAATGAAATTATGATGTACGGAAACACTAGTAGGATCCTTCCTCCAACTTTGATGCATGGAAAGTCTGTTAATCATACACAGATTGCTGGTCCTGATGGCCATGCATATCGTGCTGGAGTAAGTGAAGAAAGATTTTCTGTAAATGATGAGAGAATGGTTTACCAAGCAGCACTGGAG GACCTCAACCAACCAAAAGTTGAAGCTACCTTTCCTGACGGTCTTTTGTCTGTTCCTCTTCTCAGACATCAG AAGATTGCATTAGATTGGATGCTTCAGAGAGAAACAAAAAGTGTGTATTGTATGGGTGGAATATTAGCTGATGACCAG GGCCTTGGTAAAACAATCTCGATGATTGCTCTTATACAAATGCAAAAGTATTTAGAGTCCAAGTCAAAATCAGAAGATCCAGAAAATCACAAAACTGTGGCACTGAATTTGGATGATGACAATGATAATGATAATTATaacgataataataatgataCTGATGAGTTGGAAGAAGTGAAGCTGAAGGGAGAATCTGATGATTCCAAGTCAGTTCCGGAAGTGAGTACTTCTGCCAGGGCAGTCAGCAAACGGAGGCTGTCGGCAGGGACATTGGTTGTGTGTCCAGCGAGTATTCTTCGACAGTGGGCCAGGGAGCTGGAAGATAAAGTTCCGGAGGAATCTAAACTTTCTGTCCTCATCTATCATGGGGGTAGCAGAACTAAGGATCCTTCTGAATTTGCCAAGTATGATGTGGTTCTCACTACATATTCAATTATAACCAATGAAGTTCCTAAACAACCTATTGTTGATGATGATGAGATTGATGAAAAAATTGGGGAGAGATATGGATTATCTTCTGAATTTTCAATTAACAAGAAGAGGAAGAGAGCATCTCATGTTGGTATGAAGATGAAAAAGGGTAAGAAAGGAATTGACAGCTCCACTATTGATCCTAGCGCTGGTGCGCTTGCTAAACCAGCTTGGTTTAGGGTGATACTGGATGAAGCCCAAACAATAAAAAATCATCGAACACAAGTTGCTAGAGCCTGCTGCTCTCTTCGAGCCAAGCGTAGGTGGTGCTTATCTGGAACACCTATACAAAATGCTATCGATGATTTATACAGCTATTTCAGGTTCCTGAAATATGAACCATATTCAGTATATACAGCATTTTGCCATGGGATAAAAGGTTCTATAGCTAAAGACTATGTAAAAGGTTACAAGAAGCTGCAAGCTATTCTGAAGGTAGTAATGCTGCGACGCACAAAAG CAACCTTGATTGATGGGGAGCCGATAATTAAGTTGCCGCCAAAGTCAGTTCTCATGTCTAAAGTGGACTTTACAGCTGAGGAGCGGGATTTCTATACCCAGCTGGAAGCCGATTCACGTTCTCAATTTAAG GCATATGCAGCTGCTGGCACGGTGAACCAAAATTATGCAAATATTCTTTTGATGCTTTTGCGCCTTCGTCAGGCTTGTGACCACCCACTCCTTGTCCAAGGATTTGACTCTGACTCCATTCGAAAGTCTGACTCTGTTGGACAAGTTTCTGTGGAAATGGCAAAGTCACTTCCTAGAGAAATGCTGATTAATCTAGTGAACTGCTTGGAAGCTTCGGCCATATGTCTTGTATGCAAA GATCCACCTGATGACCCCGTTGTTACCATGTGTTGTCATGTTTTCTGCTACCAGTGCGTGTCGGAACATCTGACTGGTGATGATAATACATGCCCTGCACGTGGATGTAAAGAACAACTTGGCGCTGATATAGTTTTCTCTAGAAGTACTCTTAGGATCTGTATTGCGGATGGTCATAATGGTAGTCTTGTGCATCCTCAGTTTGAAAATTCAGTGATTTTACAGGATGAGTACAGTTCATCAAAAATCAAGACTGTCATTGAAATTCTTAAGTCAAAATGTTTATTAAAGAATTCAAGTCTGGAATCGCAGAGTGCTATTGGATGCAGTGAAACTTCTTTGTCCTCTGAGCAGACATATACAGAAACTGACCATTCAGGCATTAGAGTTGTAAAGCGCACAACAGTTTATTCCAACTCACTAGCTGACCGACCGATGAAAGCAATTGTTTTCTCACAGTGGACTAGAATGTTAGACTTAGTGGAGCACTCACTACGTACTCATAGTATAAACTATAGGAGGCTTGATGGGACAATGTCTTTAGCAGCGCGAGACAGGAATGTCAAAGATTTCAATAATGACCCTGAG GTTACTGTGATGCTCATGTCGTTAAAAGCTGGAAACCTTGGTTTGAATATGGTTGCTGCATGTCATGTTATCCTTTTGGACCTTTGGTGGAATCCAACTACTGAAGACCAGGCTATTGATCGAGCACATAGAATTGGACAGACTCGTCCTGTTACTGTAACTCGGATCACCATTAAAGATACAGTCGAAGATAGAATATTATCTCTTCAG gaggagaaaagaaaaatggtTGCTTCTGCTTTCGGTGAAGATCAAAGTGGGAGCTCCGCAACTCGATTAACCGTGGAAGATCTCAGATATCTATTTATGGGTGATTAG